A genomic region of Primulina huaijiensis isolate GDHJ02 unplaced genomic scaffold, ASM1229523v2 scaffold42415, whole genome shotgun sequence contains the following coding sequences:
- the LOC140969650 gene encoding auxin-responsive protein IAA14-like, with product MQVGRKLSSALLSQEHGLNLKETELCLGLPGGGAGGGEADLIKLTGKRGFSETVDLKLKLQSNESAASDLEDAVKSSATEKAAASPKDPVKPPAKAQVVGWPPVRSFRKNIMAHQKSNNEESGEKSGASGGATFVKVSMDGAPYLRKVDLKMYSSYQQLSDALAKMFSSFTMGNYGTQGMIDFMNERKLMDLLNSSEYVPTYEDKDGDWMVVGDVPWAMFVDSCKRLRIMKGSEAIGLAPRAMEKSKNRC from the exons ATGCAAGTTGGCCGGAAACTGTCGTCGGCTTTGCTCAGTCAGGAGCATGGCCTGAATCTCAAGGAAACTGAGTTATGTCTAGGACTTCCCGGCGGCGGCGCAGGCGGAGGTGAAGCTGATCTCATCAAGTTAACTGGGAAGAGAGGGTTTTCCGAAACTGTTGATCTGAAACTCAAACTTCAGTCTAATGAATCAGCTGCTTCAGATCTAGAGGACGCCGTGAAAAGTTCTGCAACGGAGAAGGCTGCGGCTTCTCCCAAAGATCCGGTCAAGCCACCAGCTAA GGCACAAGTGGTGGGATGGCCACCAGTTCGGTCTTTCCGCAAGAACATAATGGCACATCAGAAGAGCAACAATGAAGAATCAGGTGAGAAGAGCGGAGCCAGCGGCGGCGCCACCTTCGTGAAGGTGTCGATGGATGGCGCGCCATATCTCCGCAAAGTGGACTTGAAAATGTACAGCAGCTATCAACAACTCTCCGATGCCTTGGCCAAAATGTTTAGCTCTTTCACCATGG GCAATTATGGGACCCAAGGAATGAtagattttatgaatgagaggAAATTGATGGATTTGCTGAATAGTTCTGAATATGTTCCCACCTATGAAGATAAGGATGGCGATTGGATGGTCGTGGGGGATGTACCATGGGC GATGTTTGTCGATTCATGCAAGCGCCTCCGTATCATGAAAGGATCAGAAGCAATTGGCCTCG CACCAAGAGCCATGGAGAAAAGCAAGAACAGGTGTTAA